The following coding sequences lie in one Rutidosis leptorrhynchoides isolate AG116_Rl617_1_P2 chromosome 6, CSIRO_AGI_Rlap_v1, whole genome shotgun sequence genomic window:
- the LOC139855384 gene encoding uncharacterized protein, giving the protein MANAWRKDKPVKITTPKTLFLLFSTSFIILCFFYLTTTSSNPNPNLKTPVKFTNSLIQPFDCYKSPQPHPIIANQVEGVKYPFIYSLSDFGSLPDKPHKNIVRILKGKLFRRPDISVTVQDILEKMKSEGKTGIFVDVGANVGMATFAAAVMGFRVFSFEPVFENLQSICNGIYFNRVDNLVNVFEAATSDHVGNITFHKLVGRLDNSAVSATGAKLAFKSNEEVELQVRSIPLDKVIPDNERVLLVKVDVQGWEYHVLKGAKNLLSRKKGEAPYLIYEEDERLLQASNTSSKEIRDYLHGLGYTHCVQQGTDAHCTK; this is encoded by the exons ATGGCAAATGCTTGGAGAAAAGATAAACCCGTCAAAATCACCACTCCAAAAACCCTATTTCTTCTCTTCTCCacttccttcatcatcctctgtttCTTCTACCTCACTACCacctcatcaaaccctaaccctaatttaaaAACCCCAGTTAAGTTCACTAATTCATTAATCCAACCATTTGATTGCTACAAATCACCTCAACCCCACCCAATTATTGCAAACCAAGTTGAAGGTGTCAAATACCCATTTATCTATTCATTATCAGATTTCGGGTCATTACCCGATAAACCCCACAAGAATATTGTTCGGATCCTGAAAGGGAAGTTATTTAGACGACCTGATATTTCTGTTACAGTTCAGGACATTTTGGAGAAGATGAAGAGTGAGGGTAAAACGGGTATTTTTGTTGATGTGGGAGCTAATGTTGGAATGGCTACATTTGCAGCTGCAGTTATGGGGTTTCGGGTTTTTTCGTTTGAACCGGTTTTTGAGAATTTGCAGAGTATTTGTAATGGGATATATTTTAATAGAGTTGATAATTTGGTCAATGTTTTTGAAGCTGCTACATCTGATCATGTTGGAAATATTACATTTCACAAG TTGGTTGGACGGCTGGATAACAGTGCAGTATCAGCTACTGGTGCGAAATTGGCTTTTAAATCAAATGAAGAAGTTGAACTTCAAGTAAGATCGATTCCGCTTGATAAAGTGATTCCAGATAACGAGCGTGTGTTGCTTGTGAAAGTAGATGTTCAGGGTTGGGAATATCACGTTCTAAAAGGAGCGAAAAATTTGCTTTCTAGGAAAAAAGGTGAAGCTCCATATTTGATCTATGAAGAAGATGAAAGACTTTTGCAAGCTAGCAACACCAGTTCAAAGGAAATTAGGGATTACCTTCATGGCCTTGGTTACACTCATTGTGTGCAACAAGGTACAGATGCTCACTGTACTAAATAG